A window from Festucalex cinctus isolate MCC-2025b chromosome 4, RoL_Fcin_1.0, whole genome shotgun sequence encodes these proteins:
- the mtss1lb gene encoding protein MTSS 2 isoform X3 has product MVDLANMETVEKECGALGGLFQAIVNDMKCSYPVWEDFSAKATKLHSQLRTTVLAAVAFLDAFQKVADMATNTRGATRDIGSALTRMCMRHRSIEAKLRQFTNALMESLIMPLQDKIEDWKKTATQLDKDHAKEYKRSRHEIKKKSSDTMKLQKKARKGRGDLQPQLDSAMQDVTDMCLLMEEMEKQAVRRALVEERGRFCTFSAFLQPVVNGEIAMLGEITHLQAIIDDLTVLTTDPHKLPPASEQVIVDLKGSDYSWSYQTPPSSPSSSSSRKSSMCSLPCQPGGPAGGIAAHRLSSVSSHDSGFVSQDANIYSKPPSPMPSDITSQKSSSSASSEASETCQSVSECNSPTTDWSKAGSYEQPAAAAASAAAAVQRRKEAPLDRLRENEGSPSAQGCAGPSHADETHRSRMASVAKYGDEVSPAASDLAMVLTRGLSTEQQKSSRDSLQYSSGYSTETTTPSCSEDTIPSQGSDYDCYSVNGDADGPDAPTDFDKSSTIPRHSNIAQNYRRMIQTKRPASTAGLPSGVLGPGGHVLPPPGGGGGGSGTPGTATIRRTPSTKPGVRRTLSSAGPIPIRPPIVPVKTPTIPGDSHPPGAGGLPARVGSEECVFAAAAADDPAGALDYVKASPKRLSLPNAAWASRAGLEVYAQQRHGSEEEKMLAANRHSLVEKIGELVAGAHALGEGQFPFPALPDNPTTPTTPPGEGAEPSAGDMLTTIRRGVRLRKTVSNDRSAPRIL; this is encoded by the exons tgctcgTATCCCGTGTGGGAGGACTTCAGCGCAAAGGCCACAAAGCTTCATTCACAGCTCAG AACGACAGTTTTAGCAGCGGTGGCCTTCCTGGATGCTTTTCAGAAGGTGGCGGACATGGCGACCAACACTCGAG GGGCAACCAGAGACATCGGATCAGCCCTGACCAGGATGTGCATGAGGCATCGCAGCATCGAGGCCAAACTTCGACAGTTTACcaa CGCGTTGATGGAGAGCCTCATCATGCCTCTGCAGGACAAGATTGAGGACTGGAAGAAGACGGCCACCCAACTGGACAAGGACCACGCCAAAG AGTACAAGCGCTCGCGGCACGAGATCAAGAAGAAGTCGTCGGACACCATGAAGCTCCAGAAGAAAGCTCGCAAAG GGCGCGGCGACCTGCAGCCCCAGCTGGACAGCGCCATGCAGGACGTGACCGACATGTGTCTGCTGATGGAGGAGATGGAGAAGCAGGCGGTGCGGCGGGCCCTGGTGGAGGAACGCGGACGGTTCTGCACCTTCAGCGCCTTCCTGCAGCCCGTCGTG AATGGCGAGATCGCCATGCTGGGGGAGATCACGCACCTGCAGGCCATCATTGACGACCTGACTGTGCTCACCACGGACCCGCACAAGCTGCCCCCTGCCAGCGAACAG GTGATCGTGGACCTCAAGGGGTCCGACTACAGCTGGTCCTATCAGACTCCGCCCTCTTCGCCCAGCAGCTCCAGCTCGCGCAAAAGCAGCATGTGCAG CCTGCCGTGCCAGCCCGGGGGCCCCGCCGGGGGCATCGCCGCCCATCGCCTCAGCAGCGTCTCGTCCCACGACTCGGGCTTCGTGTCGCAGGACGCCAACATCTACTCCAAGCCGCCCTCGCCCATGCCCTCCGACATCACCAGTCAG AAGTCGTCCAGCTCGGCATCATCGGAGGCCTCGGAAACGTGTCAGTCGGTCAGCGAATGCAACTCGCCAACCACC GACTGGTCCAAAGCAGGTTCCTACGAgcagcccgccgccgccgccgctagcgccgccgccgccgtccagAGGAGGAAGGAGGCGCCGCTCGATAGGCTGCGGGAAAACGAGGGCTCGCCCAGCGCGCAGGGCTGCGCCGGCCCGTCCCACGCCGACGAGACCCACAGGTCCAGGATGGCCTCCGTTGCCAAG TACGGAGACGAGGTTTCTCCCGCCGCCAGCGACCTGGCCATGGTTCTGACCCGAGGCCTGAGCACGGAGCAGCAGAAGAGCAGCAGGGACTCGCTGCAGTACTCCAGCGGGTACAGCACCGAGACCACCACCCCTTCCTGCTCCGAGGACACCATCCCTTCTCAGG GTTCCGATTACGACTGCTACTCGGTCAACGGCGACGCCGACGGCCCCGACGCTCCGACGGACTTCGACAAGTCGTCCACCATCCCCCGCCACTCCAACATCGCCCAGAATTACCGCCGCATGATCCAGACCAAGCGGCCCGCCAGCACGGCCGGTTTGCCCAGCGGGGTCCTGGGACCCGGTGGTCACGTCTTACCCCCgccgggcggaggcggaggcgGGTCCGGGACGCCGGGCACGGCCACCATCCGCCGAACGCCGTCCACCAAACCGGGCGTGAGGCGCACCCTGTCCAGCGCCGGGCCCATCCCCATCCGACCCCCCATCGTGCCCGTCAAGACGCCCACCATACCCGGAGACTCGCACCCGCCCGGCGCCGGCGGGCTGCCGGCGCGAGTGGGGAGCGAGGAGTGCGTcttcgcggcggcggcggcggacgaCCCCGCGGGCGCGCTGGATTACGTCAAGGCGTCGCCCAAACGCCTCAGCCTCCCCAACGCCGCCTGGGCCTCCAGGGCGGGTCTGGAGGTCTACGCCCAGCAGCGACACGGGTCCGAGGAGGAAAAGATGCTCGCCGCCAACCGCCACAGCCTGGTGGAGAAGATCGGCGAGCTGGTGGCCGGCGCCCACGCCCTCGGCGAGGGCCAGTTCCCGTTCCCCGCCCTGCCGGATAACCCCACCACGCCGACGACGCCCCCCGGCGAGGGGGCGGAGCCGTCGGCCGGCGACATGCTGACCACCATTAGGCGGGGCGTCCGACTCCGCAAGACCGTCTCCAACGACCGCTCGGCGCCGCGCATCTTGTGA
- the mtss1lb gene encoding protein MTSS 2 isoform X1: MVDLANMETVEKECGALGGLFQAIVNDMKCSYPVWEDFSAKATKLHSQLRTTVLAAVAFLDAFQKVADMATNTRGATRDIGSALTRMCMRHRSIEAKLRQFTNALMESLIMPLQDKIEDWKKTATQLDKDHAKEYKRSRHEIKKKSSDTMKLQKKARKGRGDLQPQLDSAMQDVTDMCLLMEEMEKQAVRRALVEERGRFCTFSAFLQPVVNGEIAMLGEITHLQAIIDDLTVLTTDPHKLPPASEQVIVDLKGSDYSWSYQTPPSSPSSSSSRKSSMCSSVNSGHSSASRSSGGGGGGGGGLGGGGGSLPHSPTSSSSSSYRYRSSLPCQPGGPAGGIAAHRLSSVSSHDSGFVSQDANIYSKPPSPMPSDITSQKSSSSASSEASETCQSVSECNSPTTDWSKAGSYEQPAAAAASAAAAVQRRKEAPLDRLRENEGSPSAQGCAGPSHADETHRSRMASVAKYGDEVSPAASDLAMVLTRGLSTEQQKSSRDSLQYSSGYSTETTTPSCSEDTIPSQGSDYDCYSVNGDADGPDAPTDFDKSSTIPRHSNIAQNYRRMIQTKRPASTAGLPSGVLGPGGHVLPPPGGGGGGSGTPGTATIRRTPSTKPGVRRTLSSAGPIPIRPPIVPVKTPTIPGDSHPPGAGGLPARVGSEECVFAAAAADDPAGALDYVKASPKRLSLPNAAWASRAGLEVYAQQRHGSEEEKMLAANRHSLVEKIGELVAGAHALGEGQFPFPALPDNPTTPTTPPGEGAEPSAGDMLTTIRRGVRLRKTVSNDRSAPRIL, translated from the exons tgctcgTATCCCGTGTGGGAGGACTTCAGCGCAAAGGCCACAAAGCTTCATTCACAGCTCAG AACGACAGTTTTAGCAGCGGTGGCCTTCCTGGATGCTTTTCAGAAGGTGGCGGACATGGCGACCAACACTCGAG GGGCAACCAGAGACATCGGATCAGCCCTGACCAGGATGTGCATGAGGCATCGCAGCATCGAGGCCAAACTTCGACAGTTTACcaa CGCGTTGATGGAGAGCCTCATCATGCCTCTGCAGGACAAGATTGAGGACTGGAAGAAGACGGCCACCCAACTGGACAAGGACCACGCCAAAG AGTACAAGCGCTCGCGGCACGAGATCAAGAAGAAGTCGTCGGACACCATGAAGCTCCAGAAGAAAGCTCGCAAAG GGCGCGGCGACCTGCAGCCCCAGCTGGACAGCGCCATGCAGGACGTGACCGACATGTGTCTGCTGATGGAGGAGATGGAGAAGCAGGCGGTGCGGCGGGCCCTGGTGGAGGAACGCGGACGGTTCTGCACCTTCAGCGCCTTCCTGCAGCCCGTCGTG AATGGCGAGATCGCCATGCTGGGGGAGATCACGCACCTGCAGGCCATCATTGACGACCTGACTGTGCTCACCACGGACCCGCACAAGCTGCCCCCTGCCAGCGAACAG GTGATCGTGGACCTCAAGGGGTCCGACTACAGCTGGTCCTATCAGACTCCGCCCTCTTCGCCCAGCAGCTCCAGCTCGCGCAAAAGCAGCATGTGCAG CAGTGTCAACAGCGGCCACAGTAGCGCCTCCCGCTCgtccggcggcggcggaggcggaggggggggcctgggcggcggcgggggctcGTTGCCCCACTCACCCACTTCCTCTTCCTCGTCCTCGTATCGCTACCGCAGCAGCCTGCCGTGCCAGCCCGGGGGCCCCGCCGGGGGCATCGCCGCCCATCGCCTCAGCAGCGTCTCGTCCCACGACTCGGGCTTCGTGTCGCAGGACGCCAACATCTACTCCAAGCCGCCCTCGCCCATGCCCTCCGACATCACCAGTCAG AAGTCGTCCAGCTCGGCATCATCGGAGGCCTCGGAAACGTGTCAGTCGGTCAGCGAATGCAACTCGCCAACCACC GACTGGTCCAAAGCAGGTTCCTACGAgcagcccgccgccgccgccgctagcgccgccgccgccgtccagAGGAGGAAGGAGGCGCCGCTCGATAGGCTGCGGGAAAACGAGGGCTCGCCCAGCGCGCAGGGCTGCGCCGGCCCGTCCCACGCCGACGAGACCCACAGGTCCAGGATGGCCTCCGTTGCCAAG TACGGAGACGAGGTTTCTCCCGCCGCCAGCGACCTGGCCATGGTTCTGACCCGAGGCCTGAGCACGGAGCAGCAGAAGAGCAGCAGGGACTCGCTGCAGTACTCCAGCGGGTACAGCACCGAGACCACCACCCCTTCCTGCTCCGAGGACACCATCCCTTCTCAGG GTTCCGATTACGACTGCTACTCGGTCAACGGCGACGCCGACGGCCCCGACGCTCCGACGGACTTCGACAAGTCGTCCACCATCCCCCGCCACTCCAACATCGCCCAGAATTACCGCCGCATGATCCAGACCAAGCGGCCCGCCAGCACGGCCGGTTTGCCCAGCGGGGTCCTGGGACCCGGTGGTCACGTCTTACCCCCgccgggcggaggcggaggcgGGTCCGGGACGCCGGGCACGGCCACCATCCGCCGAACGCCGTCCACCAAACCGGGCGTGAGGCGCACCCTGTCCAGCGCCGGGCCCATCCCCATCCGACCCCCCATCGTGCCCGTCAAGACGCCCACCATACCCGGAGACTCGCACCCGCCCGGCGCCGGCGGGCTGCCGGCGCGAGTGGGGAGCGAGGAGTGCGTcttcgcggcggcggcggcggacgaCCCCGCGGGCGCGCTGGATTACGTCAAGGCGTCGCCCAAACGCCTCAGCCTCCCCAACGCCGCCTGGGCCTCCAGGGCGGGTCTGGAGGTCTACGCCCAGCAGCGACACGGGTCCGAGGAGGAAAAGATGCTCGCCGCCAACCGCCACAGCCTGGTGGAGAAGATCGGCGAGCTGGTGGCCGGCGCCCACGCCCTCGGCGAGGGCCAGTTCCCGTTCCCCGCCCTGCCGGATAACCCCACCACGCCGACGACGCCCCCCGGCGAGGGGGCGGAGCCGTCGGCCGGCGACATGCTGACCACCATTAGGCGGGGCGTCCGACTCCGCAAGACCGTCTCCAACGACCGCTCGGCGCCGCGCATCTTGTGA
- the mtss1lb gene encoding protein MTSS 2 isoform X5: MCMRHRSIEAKLRQFTNALMESLIMPLQDKIEDWKKTATQLDKDHAKEYKRSRHEIKKKSSDTMKLQKKARKGRGDLQPQLDSAMQDVTDMCLLMEEMEKQAVRRALVEERGRFCTFSAFLQPVVNGEIAMLGEITHLQAIIDDLTVLTTDPHKLPPASEQVIVDLKGSDYSWSYQTPPSSPSSSSSRKSSMCSSVNSGHSSASRSSGGGGGGGGGLGGGGGSLPHSPTSSSSSSYRYRSSLPCQPGGPAGGIAAHRLSSVSSHDSGFVSQDANIYSKPPSPMPSDITSQKSSSSASSEASETCQSVSECNSPTTDWSKAGSYEQPAAAAASAAAAVQRRKEAPLDRLRENEGSPSAQGCAGPSHADETHRSRMASVAKYGDEVSPAASDLAMVLTRGLSTEQQKSSRDSLQYSSGYSTETTTPSCSEDTIPSQGSDYDCYSVNGDADGPDAPTDFDKSSTIPRHSNIAQNYRRMIQTKRPASTAGLPSGVLGPGGHVLPPPGGGGGGSGTPGTATIRRTPSTKPGVRRTLSSAGPIPIRPPIVPVKTPTIPGDSHPPGAGGLPARVGSEECVFAAAAADDPAGALDYVKASPKRLSLPNAAWASRAGLEVYAQQRHGSEEEKMLAANRHSLVEKIGELVAGAHALGEGQFPFPALPDNPTTPTTPPGEGAEPSAGDMLTTIRRGVRLRKTVSNDRSAPRIL, translated from the exons ATGTGCATGAGGCATCGCAGCATCGAGGCCAAACTTCGACAGTTTACcaa CGCGTTGATGGAGAGCCTCATCATGCCTCTGCAGGACAAGATTGAGGACTGGAAGAAGACGGCCACCCAACTGGACAAGGACCACGCCAAAG AGTACAAGCGCTCGCGGCACGAGATCAAGAAGAAGTCGTCGGACACCATGAAGCTCCAGAAGAAAGCTCGCAAAG GGCGCGGCGACCTGCAGCCCCAGCTGGACAGCGCCATGCAGGACGTGACCGACATGTGTCTGCTGATGGAGGAGATGGAGAAGCAGGCGGTGCGGCGGGCCCTGGTGGAGGAACGCGGACGGTTCTGCACCTTCAGCGCCTTCCTGCAGCCCGTCGTG AATGGCGAGATCGCCATGCTGGGGGAGATCACGCACCTGCAGGCCATCATTGACGACCTGACTGTGCTCACCACGGACCCGCACAAGCTGCCCCCTGCCAGCGAACAG GTGATCGTGGACCTCAAGGGGTCCGACTACAGCTGGTCCTATCAGACTCCGCCCTCTTCGCCCAGCAGCTCCAGCTCGCGCAAAAGCAGCATGTGCAG CAGTGTCAACAGCGGCCACAGTAGCGCCTCCCGCTCgtccggcggcggcggaggcggaggggggggcctgggcggcggcgggggctcGTTGCCCCACTCACCCACTTCCTCTTCCTCGTCCTCGTATCGCTACCGCAGCAGCCTGCCGTGCCAGCCCGGGGGCCCCGCCGGGGGCATCGCCGCCCATCGCCTCAGCAGCGTCTCGTCCCACGACTCGGGCTTCGTGTCGCAGGACGCCAACATCTACTCCAAGCCGCCCTCGCCCATGCCCTCCGACATCACCAGTCAG AAGTCGTCCAGCTCGGCATCATCGGAGGCCTCGGAAACGTGTCAGTCGGTCAGCGAATGCAACTCGCCAACCACC GACTGGTCCAAAGCAGGTTCCTACGAgcagcccgccgccgccgccgctagcgccgccgccgccgtccagAGGAGGAAGGAGGCGCCGCTCGATAGGCTGCGGGAAAACGAGGGCTCGCCCAGCGCGCAGGGCTGCGCCGGCCCGTCCCACGCCGACGAGACCCACAGGTCCAGGATGGCCTCCGTTGCCAAG TACGGAGACGAGGTTTCTCCCGCCGCCAGCGACCTGGCCATGGTTCTGACCCGAGGCCTGAGCACGGAGCAGCAGAAGAGCAGCAGGGACTCGCTGCAGTACTCCAGCGGGTACAGCACCGAGACCACCACCCCTTCCTGCTCCGAGGACACCATCCCTTCTCAGG GTTCCGATTACGACTGCTACTCGGTCAACGGCGACGCCGACGGCCCCGACGCTCCGACGGACTTCGACAAGTCGTCCACCATCCCCCGCCACTCCAACATCGCCCAGAATTACCGCCGCATGATCCAGACCAAGCGGCCCGCCAGCACGGCCGGTTTGCCCAGCGGGGTCCTGGGACCCGGTGGTCACGTCTTACCCCCgccgggcggaggcggaggcgGGTCCGGGACGCCGGGCACGGCCACCATCCGCCGAACGCCGTCCACCAAACCGGGCGTGAGGCGCACCCTGTCCAGCGCCGGGCCCATCCCCATCCGACCCCCCATCGTGCCCGTCAAGACGCCCACCATACCCGGAGACTCGCACCCGCCCGGCGCCGGCGGGCTGCCGGCGCGAGTGGGGAGCGAGGAGTGCGTcttcgcggcggcggcggcggacgaCCCCGCGGGCGCGCTGGATTACGTCAAGGCGTCGCCCAAACGCCTCAGCCTCCCCAACGCCGCCTGGGCCTCCAGGGCGGGTCTGGAGGTCTACGCCCAGCAGCGACACGGGTCCGAGGAGGAAAAGATGCTCGCCGCCAACCGCCACAGCCTGGTGGAGAAGATCGGCGAGCTGGTGGCCGGCGCCCACGCCCTCGGCGAGGGCCAGTTCCCGTTCCCCGCCCTGCCGGATAACCCCACCACGCCGACGACGCCCCCCGGCGAGGGGGCGGAGCCGTCGGCCGGCGACATGCTGACCACCATTAGGCGGGGCGTCCGACTCCGCAAGACCGTCTCCAACGACCGCTCGGCGCCGCGCATCTTGTGA
- the mtss1lb gene encoding protein MTSS 2 isoform X2 yields the protein MVDLANMETVEKECGALGGLFQAIVNDMKCSYPVWEDFSAKATKLHSQLRTTVLAAVAFLDAFQKVADMATNTRGATRDIGSALTRMCMRHRSIEAKLRQFTNALMESLIMPLQDKIEDWKKTATQLDKDHAKEYKRSRHEIKKKSSDTMKLQKKARKGRGDLQPQLDSAMQDVTDMCLLMEEMEKQAVRRALVEERGRFCTFSAFLQPVVNGEIAMLGEITHLQAIIDDLTVLTTDPHKLPPASEQVIVDLKGSDYSWSYQTPPSSPSSSSSRKSSMCSSLPCQPGGPAGGIAAHRLSSVSSHDSGFVSQDANIYSKPPSPMPSDITSQKSSSSASSEASETCQSVSECNSPTTDWSKAGSYEQPAAAAASAAAAVQRRKEAPLDRLRENEGSPSAQGCAGPSHADETHRSRMASVAKYGDEVSPAASDLAMVLTRGLSTEQQKSSRDSLQYSSGYSTETTTPSCSEDTIPSQGSDYDCYSVNGDADGPDAPTDFDKSSTIPRHSNIAQNYRRMIQTKRPASTAGLPSGVLGPGGHVLPPPGGGGGGSGTPGTATIRRTPSTKPGVRRTLSSAGPIPIRPPIVPVKTPTIPGDSHPPGAGGLPARVGSEECVFAAAAADDPAGALDYVKASPKRLSLPNAAWASRAGLEVYAQQRHGSEEEKMLAANRHSLVEKIGELVAGAHALGEGQFPFPALPDNPTTPTTPPGEGAEPSAGDMLTTIRRGVRLRKTVSNDRSAPRIL from the exons tgctcgTATCCCGTGTGGGAGGACTTCAGCGCAAAGGCCACAAAGCTTCATTCACAGCTCAG AACGACAGTTTTAGCAGCGGTGGCCTTCCTGGATGCTTTTCAGAAGGTGGCGGACATGGCGACCAACACTCGAG GGGCAACCAGAGACATCGGATCAGCCCTGACCAGGATGTGCATGAGGCATCGCAGCATCGAGGCCAAACTTCGACAGTTTACcaa CGCGTTGATGGAGAGCCTCATCATGCCTCTGCAGGACAAGATTGAGGACTGGAAGAAGACGGCCACCCAACTGGACAAGGACCACGCCAAAG AGTACAAGCGCTCGCGGCACGAGATCAAGAAGAAGTCGTCGGACACCATGAAGCTCCAGAAGAAAGCTCGCAAAG GGCGCGGCGACCTGCAGCCCCAGCTGGACAGCGCCATGCAGGACGTGACCGACATGTGTCTGCTGATGGAGGAGATGGAGAAGCAGGCGGTGCGGCGGGCCCTGGTGGAGGAACGCGGACGGTTCTGCACCTTCAGCGCCTTCCTGCAGCCCGTCGTG AATGGCGAGATCGCCATGCTGGGGGAGATCACGCACCTGCAGGCCATCATTGACGACCTGACTGTGCTCACCACGGACCCGCACAAGCTGCCCCCTGCCAGCGAACAG GTGATCGTGGACCTCAAGGGGTCCGACTACAGCTGGTCCTATCAGACTCCGCCCTCTTCGCCCAGCAGCTCCAGCTCGCGCAAAAGCAGCATGTGCAG CAGCCTGCCGTGCCAGCCCGGGGGCCCCGCCGGGGGCATCGCCGCCCATCGCCTCAGCAGCGTCTCGTCCCACGACTCGGGCTTCGTGTCGCAGGACGCCAACATCTACTCCAAGCCGCCCTCGCCCATGCCCTCCGACATCACCAGTCAG AAGTCGTCCAGCTCGGCATCATCGGAGGCCTCGGAAACGTGTCAGTCGGTCAGCGAATGCAACTCGCCAACCACC GACTGGTCCAAAGCAGGTTCCTACGAgcagcccgccgccgccgccgctagcgccgccgccgccgtccagAGGAGGAAGGAGGCGCCGCTCGATAGGCTGCGGGAAAACGAGGGCTCGCCCAGCGCGCAGGGCTGCGCCGGCCCGTCCCACGCCGACGAGACCCACAGGTCCAGGATGGCCTCCGTTGCCAAG TACGGAGACGAGGTTTCTCCCGCCGCCAGCGACCTGGCCATGGTTCTGACCCGAGGCCTGAGCACGGAGCAGCAGAAGAGCAGCAGGGACTCGCTGCAGTACTCCAGCGGGTACAGCACCGAGACCACCACCCCTTCCTGCTCCGAGGACACCATCCCTTCTCAGG GTTCCGATTACGACTGCTACTCGGTCAACGGCGACGCCGACGGCCCCGACGCTCCGACGGACTTCGACAAGTCGTCCACCATCCCCCGCCACTCCAACATCGCCCAGAATTACCGCCGCATGATCCAGACCAAGCGGCCCGCCAGCACGGCCGGTTTGCCCAGCGGGGTCCTGGGACCCGGTGGTCACGTCTTACCCCCgccgggcggaggcggaggcgGGTCCGGGACGCCGGGCACGGCCACCATCCGCCGAACGCCGTCCACCAAACCGGGCGTGAGGCGCACCCTGTCCAGCGCCGGGCCCATCCCCATCCGACCCCCCATCGTGCCCGTCAAGACGCCCACCATACCCGGAGACTCGCACCCGCCCGGCGCCGGCGGGCTGCCGGCGCGAGTGGGGAGCGAGGAGTGCGTcttcgcggcggcggcggcggacgaCCCCGCGGGCGCGCTGGATTACGTCAAGGCGTCGCCCAAACGCCTCAGCCTCCCCAACGCCGCCTGGGCCTCCAGGGCGGGTCTGGAGGTCTACGCCCAGCAGCGACACGGGTCCGAGGAGGAAAAGATGCTCGCCGCCAACCGCCACAGCCTGGTGGAGAAGATCGGCGAGCTGGTGGCCGGCGCCCACGCCCTCGGCGAGGGCCAGTTCCCGTTCCCCGCCCTGCCGGATAACCCCACCACGCCGACGACGCCCCCCGGCGAGGGGGCGGAGCCGTCGGCCGGCGACATGCTGACCACCATTAGGCGGGGCGTCCGACTCCGCAAGACCGTCTCCAACGACCGCTCGGCGCCGCGCATCTTGTGA
- the mtss1lb gene encoding protein MTSS 2 isoform X4, with translation MATNTRGATRDIGSALTRMCMRHRSIEAKLRQFTNALMESLIMPLQDKIEDWKKTATQLDKDHAKEYKRSRHEIKKKSSDTMKLQKKARKGRGDLQPQLDSAMQDVTDMCLLMEEMEKQAVRRALVEERGRFCTFSAFLQPVVNGEIAMLGEITHLQAIIDDLTVLTTDPHKLPPASEQVIVDLKGSDYSWSYQTPPSSPSSSSSRKSSMCSSVNSGHSSASRSSGGGGGGGGGLGGGGGSLPHSPTSSSSSSYRYRSSLPCQPGGPAGGIAAHRLSSVSSHDSGFVSQDANIYSKPPSPMPSDITSQKSSSSASSEASETCQSVSECNSPTTDWSKAGSYEQPAAAAASAAAAVQRRKEAPLDRLRENEGSPSAQGCAGPSHADETHRSRMASVAKYGDEVSPAASDLAMVLTRGLSTEQQKSSRDSLQYSSGYSTETTTPSCSEDTIPSQGSDYDCYSVNGDADGPDAPTDFDKSSTIPRHSNIAQNYRRMIQTKRPASTAGLPSGVLGPGGHVLPPPGGGGGGSGTPGTATIRRTPSTKPGVRRTLSSAGPIPIRPPIVPVKTPTIPGDSHPPGAGGLPARVGSEECVFAAAAADDPAGALDYVKASPKRLSLPNAAWASRAGLEVYAQQRHGSEEEKMLAANRHSLVEKIGELVAGAHALGEGQFPFPALPDNPTTPTTPPGEGAEPSAGDMLTTIRRGVRLRKTVSNDRSAPRIL, from the exons ATGGCGACCAACACTCGAG GGGCAACCAGAGACATCGGATCAGCCCTGACCAGGATGTGCATGAGGCATCGCAGCATCGAGGCCAAACTTCGACAGTTTACcaa CGCGTTGATGGAGAGCCTCATCATGCCTCTGCAGGACAAGATTGAGGACTGGAAGAAGACGGCCACCCAACTGGACAAGGACCACGCCAAAG AGTACAAGCGCTCGCGGCACGAGATCAAGAAGAAGTCGTCGGACACCATGAAGCTCCAGAAGAAAGCTCGCAAAG GGCGCGGCGACCTGCAGCCCCAGCTGGACAGCGCCATGCAGGACGTGACCGACATGTGTCTGCTGATGGAGGAGATGGAGAAGCAGGCGGTGCGGCGGGCCCTGGTGGAGGAACGCGGACGGTTCTGCACCTTCAGCGCCTTCCTGCAGCCCGTCGTG AATGGCGAGATCGCCATGCTGGGGGAGATCACGCACCTGCAGGCCATCATTGACGACCTGACTGTGCTCACCACGGACCCGCACAAGCTGCCCCCTGCCAGCGAACAG GTGATCGTGGACCTCAAGGGGTCCGACTACAGCTGGTCCTATCAGACTCCGCCCTCTTCGCCCAGCAGCTCCAGCTCGCGCAAAAGCAGCATGTGCAG CAGTGTCAACAGCGGCCACAGTAGCGCCTCCCGCTCgtccggcggcggcggaggcggaggggggggcctgggcggcggcgggggctcGTTGCCCCACTCACCCACTTCCTCTTCCTCGTCCTCGTATCGCTACCGCAGCAGCCTGCCGTGCCAGCCCGGGGGCCCCGCCGGGGGCATCGCCGCCCATCGCCTCAGCAGCGTCTCGTCCCACGACTCGGGCTTCGTGTCGCAGGACGCCAACATCTACTCCAAGCCGCCCTCGCCCATGCCCTCCGACATCACCAGTCAG AAGTCGTCCAGCTCGGCATCATCGGAGGCCTCGGAAACGTGTCAGTCGGTCAGCGAATGCAACTCGCCAACCACC GACTGGTCCAAAGCAGGTTCCTACGAgcagcccgccgccgccgccgctagcgccgccgccgccgtccagAGGAGGAAGGAGGCGCCGCTCGATAGGCTGCGGGAAAACGAGGGCTCGCCCAGCGCGCAGGGCTGCGCCGGCCCGTCCCACGCCGACGAGACCCACAGGTCCAGGATGGCCTCCGTTGCCAAG TACGGAGACGAGGTTTCTCCCGCCGCCAGCGACCTGGCCATGGTTCTGACCCGAGGCCTGAGCACGGAGCAGCAGAAGAGCAGCAGGGACTCGCTGCAGTACTCCAGCGGGTACAGCACCGAGACCACCACCCCTTCCTGCTCCGAGGACACCATCCCTTCTCAGG GTTCCGATTACGACTGCTACTCGGTCAACGGCGACGCCGACGGCCCCGACGCTCCGACGGACTTCGACAAGTCGTCCACCATCCCCCGCCACTCCAACATCGCCCAGAATTACCGCCGCATGATCCAGACCAAGCGGCCCGCCAGCACGGCCGGTTTGCCCAGCGGGGTCCTGGGACCCGGTGGTCACGTCTTACCCCCgccgggcggaggcggaggcgGGTCCGGGACGCCGGGCACGGCCACCATCCGCCGAACGCCGTCCACCAAACCGGGCGTGAGGCGCACCCTGTCCAGCGCCGGGCCCATCCCCATCCGACCCCCCATCGTGCCCGTCAAGACGCCCACCATACCCGGAGACTCGCACCCGCCCGGCGCCGGCGGGCTGCCGGCGCGAGTGGGGAGCGAGGAGTGCGTcttcgcggcggcggcggcggacgaCCCCGCGGGCGCGCTGGATTACGTCAAGGCGTCGCCCAAACGCCTCAGCCTCCCCAACGCCGCCTGGGCCTCCAGGGCGGGTCTGGAGGTCTACGCCCAGCAGCGACACGGGTCCGAGGAGGAAAAGATGCTCGCCGCCAACCGCCACAGCCTGGTGGAGAAGATCGGCGAGCTGGTGGCCGGCGCCCACGCCCTCGGCGAGGGCCAGTTCCCGTTCCCCGCCCTGCCGGATAACCCCACCACGCCGACGACGCCCCCCGGCGAGGGGGCGGAGCCGTCGGCCGGCGACATGCTGACCACCATTAGGCGGGGCGTCCGACTCCGCAAGACCGTCTCCAACGACCGCTCGGCGCCGCGCATCTTGTGA